The Coregonus clupeaformis isolate EN_2021a chromosome 13, ASM2061545v1, whole genome shotgun sequence genome includes a region encoding these proteins:
- the LOC121580362 gene encoding transmembrane protease serine 4, translating to MPQRQKRQITVAQRDQGNQGAKKKMTLITVCCVLVTLGILAVGAYFIWCLVDRKFFFCSQSLKFIPVAMVCDRKADCAGGEDELTCVSSQPANTTFPVRLVGESMVLQVFRVEAGWSTVCADDWGLSDTRSACQQLGYTLNPKSNRLDVNSLHPSLGESFSAVRARTKGPLHTALISRETCISGSVIALSCSDCGDAVGQDRVVGGSDTTIEEWPWQASLQKDHQHVCGGSLVSLTWLITAAHCFSSDWKDLNLWQVVLGRTHLMSTGGISVAAIIINKDYSSDTHDYDIAMLKLIRPVTTGDTLRPVCLPPHSLPLKAGDPLVVTGWGFQHEKGKISSVLQSATVYLIDRKVCSRPSIYGPSVTPRMLCAGNMEGKVDACQGDSGGPLVFLSKCWQLVGVVSWGVGCARPGNPGVYCSVAQQLNWIYSIMEKYS from the exons ATGCCTCAACGCCAGAAGAGGCAGATTACGGTGGCCCAGAGGGACCAGGGAAACCAGGGGGCTAAGAAGAAGATGACCCTGatcactgtgtgttgtgtactggtCACACTGGGGATATTGGCAGTGGGTGCTTACTTCA tctggtGTCTTGTCGACCGCAAGTTTTTCTTCTGCTCCCAGTCATTGAAGTTCATCCCCGTGGCGATGGTGTGTGACAGGAAAGCAGACTGTGCCGGTGGAGAGGACGAGCTCACTTGTgtgtccagccagccagccaacaccACCTTCCCAG tgcggTTGGTGGGTGAGAGCATGGTGCTACAGGTGTTCAGGGTGGAGGCTGGGTGGAGCACCGTGTGTGCAGACGACTGGGGATTGAGCGACACCCGCAGTGCCTGTCAGCAGCTGGGATACACACT GAACCCTAAAAGCAATAGACTGGATGTCAACAGCCTACACCCCTCACTGGGAGAGTCCTTCAGTGCAGTAAGAGCAAGAACTAAGGGTCCCCTTCACACTGCACTCATCAGCAG AGAAACCTGCATCTCAGGCTCAGTGATAGCTCTATCGTGCTCAG ACTGTGGGGATGCGGTGGGGCAGGACCGGGTGGTGGGGGGTTCTGACACCACCATAGAGGAGTGGCCGTGGCAGGCCAGCCTGCAGAAAGACCACCAGCACGTCTGTGGAGGCTCCCTGGTCTCCCTCACCTGGCTAATCACCGCTGCACACTGCTTCAGCAG tgatTGGAAGGATCTGAACCTCTGGCAAGTGGTGCTGGGTAGGACCCACCTGATGTCTACTGGGGGTATTTCTGTAGCAGCCATCATAATCAATAAAGATTACAGTTCTGACACTCACGACTATGACATCGCCATGCTGAAGCTCATCAGGCCTGTCACTACCGGAG ACACCCTCCGCCCAGTGTGCCTGCCACCCCACAGCCTGCCTCTGAAGGCAGGGGACCCCTTGGTGGTGACTGGCTGGGGCTTCCAGCACGAGAAAG GTAAAATCTCCTCAGTCCTGCAGAGTGCCACTGTGTATCTGATTGACAGGAAGGTGTGTTCCCGCCCCTCCATCTACGGCCCCTCAGTCACTCCCAGAATGCTATGCGCAGGGAACATGGAGGGAAAAGTGGACGCGTGCCAG ggTGACAGTGGGGGTCCACTGGTGTTCCTATCCAAGTGTTGGCAGCTGGTGGGAGTGGTGAGCTGGGGGGTGGGCTGTGCCCGCCCGGGGAACCCTGGGGTCTACTGCAGCGTAGCGCAGCAACTCAACTGGATCTACTCCATCATGGAG AAGTACTCCTAA